The Deltaproteobacteria bacterium genome has a segment encoding these proteins:
- the rpmA gene encoding 50S ribosomal protein L27, with protein MAHKKAGGSSRNGRDSAGRRYGVKSYGGEFISAGTIIIRQLGTVIHPGRNVGVGKDWTLFAKVDGLVTFERKDKKRKQVSVYPIEQPGSKVEA; from the coding sequence ATGGCTCACAAAAAAGCGGGCGGATCTTCGCGGAACGGACGCGACTCGGCGGGACGGCGCTACGGCGTGAAGTCCTACGGCGGCGAGTTCATCTCCGCGGGCACCATCATCATCCGGCAGCTCGGCACGGTGATTCACCCCGGGCGTAACGTCGGCGTCGGCAAGGACTGGACGCTCTTCGCCAAGGTGGACGGCCTCGTGACCTTCGAGCGCAAGGACAAGAAGCGCAAGCAGGTCAGCGTGTACCCGATCGAGCAGCCGGGATCGAAGGTCGAAGCCTAA
- the rplU gene encoding 50S ribosomal protein L21, translated as MYAVFVTGGQQFKAKVGDTLKIEKIEGEVGQTVNFDQVLMVRSDDACRIGAPFVNGAKVESEILEQERRPKVYVVKYKRRKGYQKKNGHRQYYTKIRVKSIAG; from the coding sequence ATGTACGCCGTATTTGTTACGGGCGGGCAACAGTTCAAGGCCAAGGTCGGCGACACGCTCAAGATCGAGAAGATCGAAGGCGAGGTCGGCCAGACCGTGAATTTCGACCAGGTGCTGATGGTGCGCTCGGATGACGCGTGCCGCATCGGCGCTCCGTTCGTGAACGGCGCGAAGGTCGAATCGGAGATTCTGGAGCAGGAACGGCGGCCCAAGGTCTACGTCGTGAAATACAAGCGACGCAAGGGCTACCAGAAGAAGAACGGCCATCGCCAATACTACACCAAGATCCGCGTGAAGAGCATCGCGGGCTGA
- a CDS encoding MaoC family dehydratase N-terminal domain-containing protein yields the protein MIDPKFVGRTYGPVKYVVGLEKIREFANATGDLNPAYLDEEAAAKGPLGGIVAPPMFAVVYQKDMMGAALFDRELDLNLAMLVHGEQDFRFHFPARPGDVVVSLGRISNIERKDDKDIISIEVESKVGGRLLTTGTYTFVVRG from the coding sequence ATGATCGACCCGAAATTCGTGGGGCGGACTTATGGGCCCGTCAAGTACGTGGTGGGGCTCGAAAAAATCCGCGAGTTCGCGAACGCCACCGGCGACCTGAACCCGGCCTACCTCGACGAGGAAGCCGCGGCCAAGGGACCGCTGGGCGGGATCGTCGCGCCGCCGATGTTCGCGGTGGTCTATCAGAAGGACATGATGGGCGCGGCGCTCTTCGACCGCGAGCTCGACCTGAACCTCGCCATGCTCGTCCACGGCGAGCAGGATTTTCGCTTCCACTTCCCCGCCCGGCCCGGCGACGTGGTCGTTTCGCTCGGGCGAATCTCGAACATCGAACGCAAGGACGACAAGGACATCATCTCGATCGAGGTGGAGTCGAAGGTCGGCGGGCGCCTACTCACGACCGGCACGTACACCTTCGTGGTGCGGGGGTAA
- the aroC gene encoding chorismate synthase, whose product MSANSFGRIFRITTFGESHGHAIGVVIDGAPPLVALDLDAVQAEMDRRKPGQSAVTTQRAEDDIVHVFSGLYEGKTTGAPIALVIFNKDQRSKDYSSIAEIFRPGHADYTWFKKYGIRDPRGGGRSSGRETAARVAAGAVAKQILAPLGVKITGHVTRVADILAESFDANAIEQNPVRCADGDAAARMAVAIEAAKAAGDSLGAVVEVIAEGVPVGWGDPIYEKLESRLAFGLMSIGAIKGVEIGDGFDAALLRGSESNDAMGTDGFVTNHAGGIQGGISNGAPIVARIAVKPTSSISREQRTVDTEGREREIRIEGRHDPCIAPRVVPVAEAMVALVLVDAYLASKTAAPA is encoded by the coding sequence ATGTCGGCCAACAGTTTCGGCAGAATTTTTCGGATCACGACCTTCGGCGAGAGTCACGGCCACGCGATCGGCGTGGTGATCGACGGAGCGCCGCCGCTCGTGGCGCTCGATCTCGACGCGGTGCAGGCCGAGATGGACCGTCGCAAGCCCGGGCAGTCGGCCGTCACCACGCAGCGCGCCGAGGACGACATCGTCCACGTGTTCAGCGGGCTGTACGAGGGCAAGACCACCGGCGCGCCGATCGCGCTCGTGATCTTCAACAAGGACCAGCGCTCGAAGGATTACTCGTCCATCGCCGAGATCTTCCGCCCCGGCCACGCCGATTACACGTGGTTCAAAAAATACGGCATTCGCGATCCGCGAGGCGGGGGACGCAGCAGCGGGCGCGAAACCGCGGCGCGCGTCGCGGCGGGCGCCGTGGCCAAACAGATTCTCGCGCCGCTGGGTGTGAAGATCACGGGCCACGTGACGCGCGTCGCCGACATCCTCGCCGAAAGTTTCGATGCGAACGCGATCGAGCAGAACCCCGTTCGCTGCGCGGATGGCGACGCGGCGGCGCGGATGGCGGTCGCGATCGAAGCCGCGAAGGCCGCGGGCGACAGCCTGGGCGCGGTGGTCGAGGTCATCGCCGAGGGCGTGCCCGTGGGGTGGGGCGATCCCATCTACGAAAAACTCGAGTCGCGCCTCGCGTTCGGGCTCATGAGCATCGGCGCGATCAAGGGCGTGGAGATCGGCGACGGGTTCGACGCGGCGCTTTTGCGCGGCAGCGAGAGCAACGACGCCATGGGCACGGACGGATTTGTGACCAACCACGCGGGCGGAATCCAGGGCGGCATCAGCAACGGCGCGCCGATCGTCGCGCGCATCGCCGTCAAGCCGACGAGTTCGATTTCGCGCGAACAGCGCACCGTGGACACCGAAGGCCGGGAGCGCGAGATCCGCATCGAGGGCCGCCACGACCCGTGCATCGCGCCGCGCGTGGTGCCGGTCGCCGAGGCCATGGTCGCCCTCGTGCTCGTCGATGCATATCTCGCGTCGAAAACCGCGGCGCCAGCCTAG